The following nucleotide sequence is from bacterium.
AATATGCACTCCAAGAATTTTTCGGGTTTCGCGATGAATGAGCAACTTTAACATTCCATTCTCATCCCCAAGAATATGCCCCCTTGCTATCTCACGATAACGAGCGAGTCCAGTCTCGTATGGGATACCTTCTGCGGTTAACTCATCCTCATTTTTTCCGACATAAGAAATCTCTGGAATAGAGTAAATGCCGTACGGAATTAAATCGTACAGATTTGAACAGGTATCTTTTATCTGAAAGGCATGGCAAGCAACCAATCGTCCTTGATTTCCAGACGTTGACGCCAAAGCGGGAAATCCAATTACATCTCCAGCCGCATAAATATGGGC
It contains:
- a CDS encoding Si-specific NAD(P)(+) transhydrogenase, coding for AHIYAAGDVIGFPALASTSGNQGRLVACHAFQIKDTCSNLYDLIPYGIYSIPEISYVGKNEDELTAEGIPYETGLARYREIARGHILGDENGMLKLLIHRETRKILGVHIIGEYAAELIHIGQAVMALDGDLNYLRDTVFNYPTLAECYKVAAYDGYNKIRLSSAS